A genomic region of Enterococcus sp. 12C11_DIV0727 contains the following coding sequences:
- a CDS encoding P-II family nitrogen regulator produces MKKVEAIIQQEKLEELKVMVDDRFEALGMTVSQVLGFGNQKGLKEYVRGQEIITTLLPKVKVSFVVLDENVEKIISLILAICQTGEVGDGKIFVYNVEEAIRIRTGERGVKAI; encoded by the coding sequence ATGAAAAAAGTAGAAGCAATCATACAACAGGAAAAATTAGAAGAGCTAAAAGTAATGGTGGACGATCGTTTTGAAGCGTTAGGGATGACGGTCAGTCAAGTACTAGGTTTTGGTAACCAAAAAGGCTTGAAAGAATACGTGCGGGGGCAAGAAATCATTACGACACTATTACCTAAAGTTAAAGTTAGTTTCGTTGTTTTAGATGAAAATGTAGAAAAAATTATTTCTTTGATTTTGGCTATTTGTCAAACAGGCGAGGTCGGCGACGGCAAAATCTTTGTTTATAACGTAGAAGAGGCGATCCGAATTAGAACGGGGGAAAGGGGAGTAAAAGCAATATAG
- a CDS encoding ammonium transporter yields METGNIAFILICSAMVFLMTPALAFFYGGLERRKNILNTMMMVICVMGLASVLWVMIGYSMSFSGENLFVGNLDKLFFEHVSMTKGETIPEGLFAGFQMMFALITTAIITGAVVGRMRFSAIFSFIGIWSILVYYPMAHMVWGGGFLDKIGSIDFAGGNVVHISSGISGLVLAIVLGQRREYRQTEYRPHNIPFVVLGAGLLWFGWFGFNAGSALAADGLAIHAMLTTNTAAASGMLSWMLIEKLAIGKPTVVGACTGAVVGLVAITPGAGFVSLWSSFVLGALVSPFCYYFISFVKHKFGYDDALDAFGCHGVGGIFGGIMTGIFADPAVGEKTGLLYGGTELFVAQVASIAFTIVFAGVASFLIIKGIQLFMPIRVSAKEEALGLDRIEHDETAYPTFMGLDS; encoded by the coding sequence ATGGAAACAGGAAATATTGCGTTTATTCTGATTTGCTCCGCAATGGTCTTTTTGATGACTCCGGCACTGGCATTTTTTTACGGTGGATTGGAACGTAGGAAAAACATTCTCAATACAATGATGATGGTGATCTGCGTAATGGGTCTTGCTTCAGTTCTTTGGGTCATGATCGGTTATTCAATGTCGTTTAGTGGAGAGAATTTATTTGTTGGTAACTTGGATAAACTATTTTTTGAGCATGTTTCAATGACGAAAGGTGAAACGATTCCAGAAGGTTTATTTGCAGGTTTTCAAATGATGTTTGCGTTGATCACCACTGCAATCATTACAGGTGCTGTGGTTGGAAGAATGCGTTTTTCGGCAATCTTCTCATTTATTGGTATCTGGTCAATCTTAGTCTATTATCCGATGGCCCATATGGTTTGGGGCGGAGGATTTTTAGATAAAATAGGATCGATCGATTTTGCGGGTGGAAATGTCGTTCATATTAGCTCAGGGATTTCAGGTCTTGTATTGGCAATCGTTTTAGGACAACGTCGAGAATATCGTCAAACGGAGTATCGCCCACATAATATTCCTTTTGTTGTTTTAGGTGCGGGCTTGCTCTGGTTTGGCTGGTTTGGATTTAATGCGGGATCCGCACTAGCAGCGGATGGTTTGGCAATCCATGCTATGCTGACGACTAATACAGCAGCAGCTAGTGGGATGCTTTCTTGGATGTTGATCGAAAAGTTAGCGATCGGTAAGCCGACAGTCGTAGGTGCCTGTACGGGAGCTGTGGTAGGTTTAGTAGCTATTACTCCAGGGGCAGGATTCGTTTCTCTGTGGAGTTCATTTGTTCTGGGTGCTTTAGTTAGCCCATTTTGTTATTATTTTATTTCGTTTGTTAAACATAAATTTGGTTATGATGATGCGCTAGATGCTTTTGGTTGTCATGGTGTTGGTGGGATTTTTGGAGGAATTATGACTGGGATTTTTGCTGATCCAGCGGTAGGTGAGAAAACTGGTTTACTTTATGGAGGTACTGAATTGTTTGTGGCACAAGTAGCCAGTATTGCTTTTACCATCGTATTTGCTGGAGTTGCCAGCTTTTTGATCATCAAAGGAATTCAATTGTTTATGCCGATTCGAGTTTCTGCAAAAGAAGAAGCATTAGGGTTGGATCGCATTGAACATGATGAAACAGCTTATCCAACATTTATGGGATTGGATTCTTAG
- the rsmI gene encoding 16S rRNA (cytidine(1402)-2'-O)-methyltransferase — MQKQKSFDSSSMGQLYLVPTPIGNLEDMSFRCINCLKEATIIASEDTRNTQKLLNHFEITTPQISFHEHNYKERIPQFLARLEAGEIIAQVSDAGMPSISDPGHELVEACIEAVIKVVALPGPTAGITALIASGLVPQPFTFYGFLPRKKKEQIEILEQLKSEIPTQIFYESPHRIATTVKHFSEVFGEERKAVVCRELTKLHEEYLRGTLAELRDYLAEHTLKGECCLLVEGASDSGLPDNEDLELSIKEHVEVVMNAGSSSKEAIKEVAKLRGLKKQDVYKEYHVD; from the coding sequence ATGCAAAAACAGAAAAGTTTTGATTCATCTAGCATGGGTCAACTGTATTTAGTCCCGACACCGATCGGGAACTTGGAAGATATGAGTTTTCGTTGTATTAATTGTTTAAAAGAAGCGACGATCATTGCTAGTGAAGATACGCGAAACACACAAAAATTGTTGAATCATTTTGAAATAACGACTCCTCAAATTAGTTTTCATGAACATAACTATAAAGAGCGTATTCCGCAGTTTCTAGCACGATTAGAGGCGGGTGAGATAATCGCACAAGTTAGCGATGCGGGGATGCCGTCAATTAGTGATCCAGGTCATGAGTTAGTTGAAGCGTGTATCGAAGCGGTCATCAAAGTAGTTGCTTTGCCTGGACCCACAGCTGGAATCACCGCATTGATTGCTTCAGGTCTAGTTCCACAACCTTTTACATTCTATGGTTTTTTACCAAGAAAGAAAAAAGAGCAGATTGAGATTTTGGAACAGTTAAAATCCGAAATCCCAACCCAAATTTTTTATGAATCACCTCATCGAATTGCAACCACTGTAAAGCATTTTTCAGAAGTCTTTGGTGAAGAGCGGAAAGCTGTAGTTTGTCGTGAATTAACAAAGTTACATGAAGAGTATTTACGAGGAACTTTAGCTGAACTTCGAGATTATTTAGCTGAACACACGTTAAAAGGTGAGTGCTGTCTTTTAGTTGAAGGGGCTAGTGACTCAGGGTTACCTGATAATGAAGATTTAGAACTGTCCATTAAAGAGCATGTTGAAGTTGTGATGAATGCTGGGAGTTCGTCAAAAGAAGCCATCAAAGAAGTAGCAAAGCTACGTGGATTGAAGAAACAGGATGTGTACAAAGAGTATCATGTAGATTAA